Proteins from a genomic interval of Thunnus maccoyii chromosome 1, fThuMac1.1, whole genome shotgun sequence:
- the LOC121911317 gene encoding uncharacterized protein LOC121911317 isoform X2: protein MKFNRRVRDRMSLILFLLGNIASVALSDLDNETGLNLVCTNDLEDLMSCDFDAQNCTEYNLTVRSNDGRGEQRCIIKQCDTGRCCCSVIMILVPEETHNATVFKGGQSVESKFISITDSVKPKAPTIFSVKESNGNFRVEWTANTNSNSLRSRLSAQVTYHKKGDTKEVSKNITKAVVNGSNYYDIPGKDLEPNTTYLVSVKSYTSISGLFSDSSEEHEFRTPASRHALLSAVIICLSFAAVIITSVALGCFEILKAKWRDTLSKCPNPELLDIHPGEQKVLKQLQTNFSSVSIDTAVVNNSEPRLMASLTESSSGMSTGFSSAIIEPADIKAGVQGALSKAFTHIGPRSSVTASLLTESNKDSGLLSATYNPCVTADDLKNSPQSTDFDNMTYSIRIPSCQIMMNNSEMFCDSVYHPSEGDMMTCPDKQAPVCPDPVQQNIILPAVVSSLMPTDMSYQCSPDKQVPVQDGQCLSDDSGRFSYAEDSSLSSISRGTNTTMSCDRASRVENFDEVLIGAMKPDGVTVCDENPCYKCVPASFPPVDDDYQAFETLVKQPDILFSEQRSGEEEEDLDKCPEKSPTEISKSFLSSVFPDVTNDVQDGQCLSELQKPFISLISAVQSRPIITDRGYQSV, encoded by the exons ATGAAGTTTAACAG GCGAGTTCGCGATAGGATGTCTTTGATCCTGTTTCTTTTAGGAAACATTGCCTCTGTAGCTCTCTCTG ATCTTGATAATGAAACAGGCCTGAATCTTGTTTGTACCAACGACTTAGAGGATTTGATGTCTTGCGACTTTGACGCACAAAACTGCACTGAATACAATCTGACTGTGCGGAGCAACGATGGACGAGG GGAGCAGCGCTGCATTATCAAGCAGTGTGACACTGGACGGTGTTGTTGCTCTGTCATAATGATACTTGTACCAGAGGAGACTCATAACGCAACAGTTTTCAAAGGGGGCCAAAGTGTGGAGTCCAAATTCATCAGCATCACAGATAGTG TAAAGCCCAAAGCACCAACAATCTTCTCAGTGAAGGAATCCAACGGGAATTTTAGAGTTGAGTGGACAGCAAACACTAACAGTAACAGTCTCAGAAGCAGATTGAGTGCTCAAGTGACTTACCATAAGAAGGGAGACACAAAAGAG GTAtctaaaaatatcacaaaagcCGTAGTTAATGGATCAAATTACTATGATATACCTGGTAAAGACTTGGAGCCAAATACAACATACCTGGTCAGCGTGAAAAGCTACACAAGCATAAGTGGCCTGTTCAGTGACAGTAGTGAAGAGCATGAATTCAGAACTC CTGCGTCCCGTCACGCCCTGCTCTCGGCTGTCATCATCTGCCTCAGTTTTGCTGCAGTCATCATCACCAGTGTTGCACTAGGCTGTTTTGAAAT ATTAAAAGCAAAGTGGCGGGATACACTTTCCAAATGTCCAAATCCAGAACTTTTAGACATACATCCAGGCGAACAAAAG GTTTTAAAGCAATTACAAACCaacttctcttctgtctccatTGACACTGCTGTTGTAAATAACAGTGAACCACG GTTGATGGCATCACTGACAGAAAGCAGCAGTGGGATGAGTACCGGCTTCTCTTCTGCCATTATAGAACCTGCTGACATCAAGGCCGGCGTTCAGGGTGCCCTCAGTAAAGCCTTCACCCACATTGGTCCAAGATCGTCAGTGACTGCCTCTCTGCTCACAGAATCAAACAAAGACAGTGGTTTGCTCTCCGCTACCTACAATCCTTGTGTCACAGCTGATGACTTAAAGAATTCTCCTCAATCCACTGACTTTGACAACATGACCTATTCGATACGCATTCCCAGCTGTCAGATAATGATGAATAATTCTGAGATGTTTTGTGACTCTGTGTACCATCCCAGTGAAGGTGACATGATGACCTGTCCTGACAAGCAAGCACCAGTTTGTCCGGATCCTGTACAACAAAATATCATTTTACCAGCAGTGGTTTCATCTCTTATGCCAACAGACATGTCGTATCAGTGCAGTCCTGACAAGCAAGTACCAGTCCAGGATGGTCAATGTCTCTCTGATGATTCTGGGAGATTTTCCTATGCAGAAGACTCCAGTTTGTCCTCCATCTCTAGAGGCACCAACACAACCATGTCTTGTGATCGCGCGTCCAGAGTCGAGAACTTTGACGAGGTGCTCATTGGTGCGATGAAGCCCGATGGGGTCACTGTATGTGACGAAAATCCCTGCTACAAATGTGTGCCTGCAAGCTTTCCTCCAGTGGATGACGACTATCAGGCATTTGAAACTCTTGTGAAGCAGcctgatattttgttttcagagcagagaagtggtgaggaagaggaagatttGGATAAATGTCCAGAGAAATCACCCACAGAGATCTCGAAAAGCTTCTTAAGCTCGGTGTTTCCAGATGTCACCAATGATGTCCAGGATGGTCAGTGTCTCTCTGAGCTCCAAAAACCTTTTATCTCTTTGATCTCTGCTGTCCAGTCAAGACCAATAATCACAGACAGAGGCTATCAAAGTGTGTAG